A DNA window from Clavibacter sepedonicus contains the following coding sequences:
- a CDS encoding DNA-formamidopyrimidine glycosylase family protein produces the protein MPEGDTVWRTATHLHEAIGGQVLTRSDFRVPKYATLDLAGQEVDEVVSVGKHILHRVGDLTIHSHLKMEGSWHIYQHGTAWRRPAFEARVVLETAERVTVGFSLGVLEVIPRDQEHTVVGHLGPDILGPDWGDEAAEEIVRRIAAQPDRAIGLALLDQRNAAGIGNVYRAELCFLRGVLPTRPVREVPDLPAMIALARRTMRANRDRIERTTTGDLRRGRTDWVYGRKGKACLRCGTRILQGQLGDPVRPGMGAQDRVTYWCPRCQT, from the coding sequence GTGCCTGAGGGCGACACCGTCTGGCGCACCGCGACGCACCTGCACGAGGCCATCGGCGGCCAGGTGCTCACGCGCAGCGACTTCCGCGTGCCGAAGTACGCGACGCTCGATCTCGCGGGCCAGGAGGTCGACGAGGTCGTGAGCGTCGGGAAGCACATCCTGCACCGCGTCGGCGACCTCACGATCCACAGCCACCTGAAGATGGAGGGCTCCTGGCACATCTACCAGCACGGCACCGCGTGGCGGCGGCCGGCGTTCGAGGCGCGCGTCGTGCTCGAGACGGCGGAGCGCGTCACGGTGGGGTTTTCGCTGGGGGTGCTGGAGGTGATCCCCCGCGACCAGGAGCACACGGTGGTGGGGCACCTGGGGCCCGACATCCTCGGGCCGGACTGGGGCGACGAGGCGGCCGAGGAGATCGTCCGGCGCATCGCCGCGCAGCCGGACCGGGCCATCGGGCTGGCGCTGCTCGACCAGCGGAACGCCGCCGGCATCGGCAACGTCTACCGGGCCGAGCTCTGCTTCCTCCGCGGCGTGCTGCCCACCCGGCCGGTGCGCGAGGTGCCGGACCTCCCCGCGATGATCGCGCTCGCCCGCCGCACCATGCGCGCGAACCGCGACCGCATCGAGCGCACCACCACGGGCGACCTGCGCCGCGGCCGCACCGACTGGGTCTACGGACGCAAGGGCAAGGCGTGCCTGCGGTGCGGCACGCGGATCCTGCAGGGCCAGCTCGGCGACCCCGTGCGCCCCGGCATGGGCGCGCAGGACCGGGTCACCTACTGGTGCCCGCGCTGCCAGACCTGA
- a CDS encoding amidase family protein, with protein sequence MPARRRARARILPAGRALAAAALAVGLAAGGGIHAAPARASADDASSAPAATDQAAPAVVDLGVADAVALLESGSTTSVALTRAYLARIDAYDDDGADGKGLQAVITANPDALATATTLDPERAAGTIRGPLHGVPVVVKDNHATADMPTTVGSAALRDYRTAADSTAVARLRAAGAIILAKTNTSEFAWHGTSTLSSARGRTANPYDRSWSASGSSGGTAAAVAAAYAPAGLGTDSCGSILGPAAHQSLVGFRPTMGLTSTAGIVPLSPRQDVSGPMTTTVADAALLTEVLAGRDPADPLTAIVDEQATDAYVAGLRPDALAGKRIGVVRWPSEEDPERPGLAETTALFEQAVRDLEAQGAEVVEVPLTREFVEQTLQSGGWRDMRPAIDRFLRETPATWSARVAARTEPPDVLSFADVMADRPSALTDGDIAYFLGHEDIPNPEYERSIAEQDAGKAAADAFFVEQGVDALAMPTSATSATPAWAGTTFCDIGANTGIPTISVPAGFTSTGAPVGLELAAPRSRDGDLLAMAYAYEQATRHRVAPGSTPELGSAPDTADAAAATTDEGAAAPADPSPQALGAVRTAGIGINTLAENLAIAAGLAAAGGLVAATGLLYRRRRVAA encoded by the coding sequence ATGCCCGCTCGTCGACGCGCCCGTGCCCGGATCCTGCCCGCCGGTCGCGCCCTCGCCGCGGCAGCGCTCGCGGTCGGCCTCGCGGCGGGCGGCGGGATCCACGCGGCGCCGGCCCGGGCGTCCGCCGACGACGCCTCCTCGGCACCCGCGGCGACCGATCAGGCCGCCCCGGCCGTCGTCGACCTGGGCGTCGCGGACGCGGTCGCGCTCCTCGAGTCCGGATCCACCACCTCCGTCGCCCTGACCCGCGCCTACCTCGCGCGCATCGACGCGTACGACGACGACGGAGCCGACGGGAAGGGCCTCCAGGCCGTCATCACCGCGAACCCGGACGCGCTCGCGACGGCCACCACGCTCGACCCGGAGCGCGCGGCCGGCACGATCCGGGGCCCCTTGCACGGCGTGCCCGTCGTCGTGAAGGACAACCACGCCACGGCCGACATGCCCACCACCGTCGGCAGCGCGGCCCTCCGCGACTACCGGACCGCGGCCGACTCGACCGCGGTCGCGCGGCTGCGGGCGGCCGGGGCGATCATCCTCGCGAAGACGAACACGTCCGAGTTCGCGTGGCATGGCACCTCCACGCTGAGCTCCGCGCGCGGCCGCACGGCGAACCCGTACGACCGGTCGTGGAGCGCGAGCGGTTCCAGCGGCGGCACGGCGGCGGCGGTCGCGGCCGCGTACGCGCCGGCGGGCCTCGGCACCGATTCGTGCGGATCCATCCTGGGACCGGCCGCGCACCAGTCGCTCGTCGGCTTCCGGCCGACGATGGGCCTCACGAGCACGGCCGGCATCGTGCCGCTCTCTCCCCGGCAGGACGTGTCCGGCCCGATGACCACGACGGTCGCCGACGCCGCGCTCCTCACCGAGGTGCTCGCGGGGCGCGACCCGGCGGATCCGCTCACGGCCATCGTCGACGAGCAGGCCACCGACGCGTACGTCGCCGGCCTCCGCCCCGACGCGCTGGCGGGGAAGCGGATCGGCGTGGTGCGCTGGCCGTCCGAGGAGGATCCCGAGCGGCCGGGCCTCGCCGAGACGACCGCCCTGTTCGAGCAGGCCGTGCGCGACCTCGAGGCCCAGGGCGCCGAGGTCGTGGAGGTGCCGCTCACGCGGGAGTTCGTCGAGCAGACGCTGCAGAGCGGCGGGTGGCGGGACATGCGGCCGGCCATCGACCGCTTCCTCCGCGAGACGCCCGCCACCTGGTCGGCGCGCGTCGCGGCCCGCACCGAGCCCCCCGACGTGCTGTCGTTCGCCGACGTGATGGCCGACCGGCCGAGCGCCCTCACCGACGGCGACATCGCCTACTTCCTCGGCCACGAGGACATCCCGAACCCGGAGTACGAGAGGTCGATCGCGGAGCAGGACGCGGGCAAGGCGGCGGCGGACGCGTTCTTCGTCGAGCAGGGCGTCGACGCCCTCGCGATGCCCACGAGCGCCACGAGCGCGACGCCGGCCTGGGCGGGCACCACGTTCTGCGACATCGGCGCGAACACCGGGATCCCGACGATCTCGGTGCCCGCCGGCTTCACCTCGACGGGCGCACCGGTCGGCCTGGAGCTCGCCGCGCCCCGCAGCCGCGACGGCGACCTGCTCGCGATGGCGTACGCGTACGAGCAGGCGACGCGGCACCGGGTCGCGCCGGGGTCGACGCCGGAGCTCGGCTCCGCTCCGGACACCGCGGATGCGGCGGCTGCGACGACGGACGAAGGCGCCGCCGCGCCCGCTGATCCCTCCCCGCAGGCGCTCGGCGCGGTCCGCACGGCGGGCATCGGGATCAACACGCTCGCCGAGAACCTCGCCATCGCCGCGGGCCTCGCCGCCGCCGGCGGGCTCGTCGCCGCCACGGGCCTCCTGTATCGCCGGCGTCGCGTCGCGGCCTGA
- a CDS encoding acid phosphatase, with protein MGPEVARLRPPREQVAGRAPPGHLRSTSRKDPRHARSIQCRRPHGRPLPTRGTIITTPFRRPRARTATLLSTTAILGLLLTGTGVTAATAADAPTTPATSAATAPAVAPFDQATLDAPYPSNSTYDFVPMLDQFTSLKANRPDIMKLNDKKTITINQAATKAQSARAIIDQYADMSITMSDGLGKDLGEIYRTAREAGQLPKTDALLAKNGGLVGKYSSTNPVKTYFANPRPYVAFPLKLKYRDKPGGNAWAGQDGSYPSGHTSQAFWQGTALATMLPELAPQILARASDAGNNRIIMGAHYPLDVMAGRMMGQKIVERRWSDPEFRTLFEQASTELRTVLEAKCGAALAVCIAKDKPYLSTKQALKVYEQRMSYDFPRVGDKGQPITVPTGAESLLITSHPDLTPEQRRQVLALTAIDSGEPLDEGTEGSWQRIDLPAAMAAKVVVTADGTVSLVKTGKR; from the coding sequence GTGGGTCCCGAGGTCGCGCGGCTGAGGCCGCCCCGCGAGCAGGTGGCCGGGCGCGCACCGCCCGGCCACCTCCGCTCCACCTCCCGGAAGGATCCGCGTCACGCGAGATCCATACAGTGCCGGAGGCCGCACGGCCGCCCGCTCCCGACGAGAGGCACCATCATCACCACCCCGTTCCGACGTCCCCGCGCCCGCACCGCGACGCTGCTGTCGACCACCGCGATCCTCGGCCTGCTGCTCACCGGCACCGGCGTCACCGCCGCGACCGCCGCCGACGCGCCCACCACGCCGGCCACGAGCGCCGCCACCGCCCCGGCCGTCGCGCCCTTCGACCAGGCCACGCTCGACGCCCCGTACCCGTCGAACAGCACCTACGACTTCGTGCCGATGCTCGACCAGTTCACCTCGCTTAAGGCGAACCGGCCCGACATCATGAAGCTCAACGACAAGAAGACCATCACGATCAACCAGGCCGCCACGAAGGCGCAGTCGGCCCGGGCGATCATCGACCAGTACGCCGACATGTCCATCACGATGTCGGATGGACTCGGCAAGGACCTCGGCGAGATCTACCGCACGGCGCGCGAGGCGGGCCAGCTGCCGAAGACGGATGCGCTGCTCGCCAAGAACGGCGGCCTCGTCGGCAAGTACTCGTCCACCAACCCCGTGAAGACGTACTTCGCCAACCCGCGCCCCTACGTCGCGTTCCCGCTGAAGCTCAAGTACCGCGACAAGCCGGGCGGCAACGCGTGGGCCGGCCAGGACGGCTCGTACCCCAGCGGCCACACCTCGCAGGCGTTCTGGCAGGGCACCGCGCTCGCGACGATGCTGCCGGAGCTCGCGCCGCAGATCCTCGCCCGCGCCTCCGACGCCGGCAACAACCGCATCATCATGGGCGCGCACTACCCGCTCGACGTGATGGCCGGCCGCATGATGGGCCAGAAGATCGTCGAGCGCCGCTGGTCCGACCCGGAGTTCCGCACGCTGTTCGAGCAGGCGTCGACCGAGCTGCGCACGGTGCTCGAGGCCAAGTGCGGCGCGGCGCTCGCCGTCTGCATCGCGAAGGACAAGCCGTACCTGTCCACGAAGCAGGCGCTGAAGGTCTACGAGCAGCGCATGAGCTACGACTTCCCGCGCGTCGGTGACAAGGGCCAGCCGATCACGGTCCCCACGGGCGCCGAGTCGCTCCTCATCACGAGCCACCCCGACCTCACGCCGGAGCAGCGCCGCCAGGTGCTCGCGCTCACCGCCATCGACTCGGGCGAGCCCCTCGACGAGGGCACCGAGGGCAGCTGGCAGCGCATCGACCTCCCGGCCGCGATGGCCGCGAAGGTCGTGGTGACGGCCGACGGCACGGTGTCGCTCGTGAAGACCGGGAAGCGCTGA
- a CDS encoding PspC domain-containing protein, which yields MATLTRPRRGKIIAGVCAALADRFGVSRFLVRLLFVLSIVLPGPQVLLYLILWIVFPKQR from the coding sequence ATGGCCACCCTCACTCGTCCCCGTCGCGGGAAGATCATCGCCGGCGTCTGCGCCGCCCTCGCCGACCGCTTCGGCGTCAGCCGCTTCCTCGTGCGACTGCTGTTCGTGCTCTCCATCGTGCTGCCGGGCCCGCAGGTGCTGCTGTACCTGATCCTCTGGATCGTCTTCCCCAAGCAGCGCTGA
- a CDS encoding serine hydrolase domain-containing protein, translating into MTEILDYVRTWLDHRVWQTRVPGAQVAIARHGDLVLSEAFGVADPTTGAPLTPAHLFRVASHSKSFAATAILQLAEQGALRLDDRLGVHVPELAEAGSELADVTIAALLEHGAGVLRDGFDGDHWQHSGPFPDRRHLLAIATTPGVAKVAPDTAFNYSNIGYSLLGLVIESASGLSFADYIDERIIAPLGLRDTTAEYVPARADEYAAASTSLRTSRERTVLPHVDTRAMAAATGVTSTASELVTFFSALVLPDDERLISAASKRAQQRPRYVTGADPAGTRRYGYGLIIERVGSGEHEATVLGHSGGYPGHITRTAVDPVSGWAVSVLTNAIDGPAAALSTGILELLLADSAATDAERAAVEAPFTGRFANVWGMQDFQVVGDRFLRIDPQAEHPLESVDVLEATDDSSARIVEGDGFGSVGEEVTVDRAADGSVDRIRAGGGMTLEPETRAWVPRSRG; encoded by the coding sequence ATGACCGAGATCCTCGACTACGTCCGCACCTGGCTCGACCACCGCGTCTGGCAGACCCGCGTCCCCGGTGCCCAGGTCGCCATCGCCCGGCACGGCGATCTCGTGCTGTCGGAGGCGTTCGGCGTCGCGGATCCCACGACGGGCGCGCCGCTCACGCCCGCGCACCTGTTCCGCGTCGCGTCGCACTCCAAGTCGTTCGCCGCCACCGCGATCCTGCAGCTCGCCGAGCAGGGCGCCCTCCGCCTCGACGACCGGCTCGGCGTGCACGTGCCCGAGCTGGCCGAGGCGGGATCCGAGCTCGCCGACGTCACGATCGCCGCCCTCCTCGAGCACGGCGCGGGAGTCCTCCGCGACGGGTTCGACGGCGACCACTGGCAGCATTCCGGCCCGTTCCCGGACCGGCGGCACCTCCTCGCCATCGCGACGACGCCCGGCGTCGCCAAGGTCGCGCCCGACACCGCGTTCAACTACTCCAACATCGGGTACTCGCTCCTCGGCCTCGTGATCGAGTCGGCGTCCGGCCTGTCCTTCGCGGACTACATCGACGAGCGGATCATCGCGCCGCTCGGCCTCCGCGACACCACGGCCGAGTACGTCCCGGCGCGCGCGGACGAGTACGCGGCGGCCTCCACCTCGCTCCGCACCTCGCGCGAGCGCACCGTCCTCCCGCACGTCGACACGCGCGCCATGGCCGCGGCCACCGGCGTCACGAGCACCGCGTCCGAGCTCGTCACCTTCTTCTCCGCGCTCGTGCTGCCCGATGACGAGCGGCTCATCTCGGCCGCGTCGAAGCGCGCCCAGCAGCGGCCGCGGTACGTCACGGGCGCGGATCCGGCCGGCACCCGCCGCTACGGCTACGGCCTCATCATCGAGCGCGTCGGATCGGGCGAGCACGAGGCCACCGTGCTCGGCCACTCGGGCGGGTACCCGGGCCACATCACGCGCACGGCGGTGGATCCCGTGAGCGGCTGGGCGGTCAGCGTGCTCACGAACGCGATCGACGGCCCCGCGGCCGCGCTCAGCACGGGCATCCTCGAGCTGTTGCTCGCCGACTCCGCCGCCACCGACGCGGAGCGCGCCGCCGTCGAGGCGCCCTTCACGGGCCGGTTCGCGAACGTCTGGGGGATGCAGGACTTCCAGGTGGTCGGCGACCGCTTCCTCCGCATCGACCCGCAGGCGGAGCACCCGCTCGAGTCGGTGGACGTGCTCGAGGCGACGGACGACTCGTCCGCGCGCATCGTGGAGGGCGACGGGTTCGGATCCGTCGGCGAGGAGGTCACGGTCGACCGCGCCGCCGACGGCTCCGTCGATCGGATCCGCGCGGGCGGCGGCATGACGCTGGAGCCCGAGACGCGCGCGTGGGTCCCGAGGTCGCGCGGCTGA
- a CDS encoding amino acid permease, with protein sequence MSLFRTKSIESSLADAAGGERSLTRSLGTWDLMLMGVAVAVGAGIFSVGAKAAGNYAGPSVTLAFVLAAVTCGLAIMCYAEFASAVPVAGSAYTFTYATMGELLAWIIGWDLILEMLTAAAVIAKYWGIYLESALKLAGLDIPSTITVFGLGISWGAVLITAIFTVLLVLGTKLSSRVSSVFTVLKVAVVLFVIVVGAFYVKAENYSPFIPPQRPTEGGSADVWTQSLFSWASGQEPTQYGLYGLLAGASLVFFAFIGFDVVATSAEEVKDPQRTLPRGIFAGLAVVTVLYVLVTLVLTGMVPYTVLADAKEPSLTTAFTAVGAGWAAQVISIGTLLGLTTVLMVLLLGLARVVFAMSRDGLLPRGLSRTSAKRRTPVRVQIIAGVVVAALAGFTDVGVLEEMINIGTLSAFVLVSIGVIVLRKKRPDIRAAFRVPLMPWLPILSAVLCVWLMLNLTTLTWVRFLVWLALGFAVYFLYGRRHSLVGQEEARIAAGGEPAPELPSAATPRD encoded by the coding sequence ATGAGCCTGTTCCGCACGAAGAGCATCGAGTCGTCGCTGGCCGACGCCGCGGGAGGCGAACGCAGCCTCACCCGCTCCCTCGGCACCTGGGACCTCATGCTCATGGGCGTCGCGGTCGCGGTCGGCGCCGGCATCTTCTCCGTCGGCGCGAAGGCCGCCGGGAACTACGCGGGTCCGTCGGTGACGCTCGCGTTCGTGCTCGCCGCCGTCACGTGCGGCCTCGCGATCATGTGCTACGCCGAGTTCGCGTCCGCCGTGCCCGTCGCGGGCAGCGCGTACACGTTCACCTACGCGACCATGGGCGAGCTGCTCGCGTGGATCATCGGCTGGGACCTCATCCTCGAGATGCTCACGGCGGCTGCGGTCATCGCGAAGTACTGGGGCATCTACCTGGAGTCCGCGCTGAAGCTCGCCGGGCTCGACATCCCCTCCACCATCACGGTGTTCGGGCTCGGCATCAGCTGGGGCGCCGTGCTCATCACCGCGATCTTCACCGTGCTGCTCGTCCTCGGCACCAAGCTCTCCAGCCGCGTGTCGAGCGTCTTCACGGTGCTGAAGGTCGCGGTCGTCCTGTTCGTGATCGTCGTGGGCGCGTTCTACGTGAAGGCGGAGAACTACTCGCCGTTCATCCCGCCGCAGCGCCCGACCGAGGGCGGATCCGCCGACGTCTGGACCCAGTCCCTCTTCTCCTGGGCGAGCGGCCAGGAGCCCACCCAGTACGGCCTGTACGGCCTGCTCGCCGGGGCGTCGCTCGTGTTCTTCGCGTTCATCGGCTTCGACGTCGTGGCCACGAGCGCCGAGGAGGTCAAGGACCCGCAGCGCACCCTGCCGCGGGGGATCTTCGCGGGCCTCGCGGTCGTGACCGTGCTCTACGTGCTCGTGACCCTCGTGCTCACCGGCATGGTGCCGTACACGGTGCTGGCGGATGCGAAGGAGCCGTCGCTCACGACCGCGTTCACCGCGGTGGGCGCCGGGTGGGCGGCGCAGGTCATCTCCATCGGCACGCTGCTCGGCCTCACCACCGTGCTCATGGTGCTGCTGCTCGGCCTCGCGCGCGTCGTCTTCGCGATGAGCCGCGACGGCCTGCTGCCGCGCGGGCTCAGCCGCACGAGCGCCAAGCGCCGCACGCCGGTGCGGGTGCAGATCATCGCGGGCGTCGTCGTCGCGGCCCTCGCCGGGTTCACCGACGTCGGCGTGCTCGAGGAGATGATCAACATCGGCACGCTCTCCGCCTTCGTGCTCGTGAGCATCGGCGTGATCGTGCTGCGGAAGAAGCGGCCCGACATCCGCGCGGCGTTCCGCGTGCCGCTCATGCCGTGGCTGCCGATCCTCTCGGCCGTGCTCTGCGTGTGGCTGATGCTCAACCTCACGACGCTCACCTGGGTCCGCTTCCTCGTCTGGCTCGCGCTCGGCTTCGCGGTCTACTTCCTCTACGGACGCCGGCACTCGCTGGTCGGCCAGGAGGAGGCGCGGATCGCGGCGGGCGGCGAGCCCGCGCCCGAGCTGCCGTCGGCGGCGACGCCGCGGGACTGA
- a CDS encoding ANTAR domain-containing protein, which produces MEQHRSALPVRVVAAFHAAPSRAAGVELLLSALLEASSATGAAVILPRASEIVVAGESGAELRAVLEADPVPVGSRLLVVAMADGAGKRPDARRDAGGAVALHRATGSLDAADRVVAEEVAVHARIALAAWDAADDLAVGLASRSVIGQAQGILMERFSLDADRAFQVLRRYSQDGNVKLVEVARGIVETGALPGG; this is translated from the coding sequence ATGGAGCAGCACCGCTCGGCCCTGCCCGTCCGCGTCGTCGCCGCGTTCCACGCCGCCCCGAGCCGCGCCGCCGGCGTCGAGCTGCTGCTCTCCGCGCTCCTCGAGGCATCATCGGCAACGGGCGCGGCGGTGATCCTGCCGCGCGCGTCCGAGATCGTGGTCGCGGGGGAGTCCGGCGCCGAGCTCCGCGCGGTCCTCGAGGCAGATCCCGTGCCGGTCGGATCACGGCTGCTGGTCGTCGCGATGGCCGACGGCGCCGGGAAGCGTCCCGACGCGCGCCGCGACGCGGGCGGGGCCGTCGCGCTGCACCGCGCCACCGGATCCCTCGACGCGGCCGATCGCGTCGTGGCCGAGGAGGTCGCGGTGCACGCGCGTATCGCGCTCGCCGCCTGGGACGCGGCGGACGACCTCGCCGTGGGCCTCGCGTCGCGATCCGTCATCGGGCAGGCCCAGGGGATCCTCATGGAGCGCTTCTCGCTCGACGCCGACCGCGCGTTCCAGGTGCTCCGCCGCTACTCGCAGGACGGCAACGTGAAGCTCGTCGAGGTCGCGCGCGGCATCGTGGAGACGGGCGCGCTGCCCGGCGGCTGA
- a CDS encoding sigma-70 family RNA polymerase sigma factor gives MTGTLRPRALAAAPPASRGSASRAPASAIPLATPRPRTPPLAPEATPEPAPDLTAARDEKRRVTHDRFVRAAAAAEDPAGEAERRRLHDQIVLDHLELADQLARQHSGRAHDWSDLRQVGYLGLVKAARRYDPGFGAPFVSFAIPTISGEIKRHLRDNGWMVRPPRQIQELRHALLAVVPALTQRLGRTPTDAELAAHTGHPREEVMEALAAHSSLRPASLDHTVHEHEGISLADTLGADDPGYARAERTVLLDAARGVLSERDRRILHLRFVDECSQSEIAAELGVTQMQVSRLLARILGALRAELTRGEAEALPEVAPLAAVSPIRPSGVDRRTA, from the coding sequence GTGACCGGAACGCTGCGCCCGCGCGCCCTCGCCGCCGCCCCGCCCGCCTCGCGCGGATCCGCCTCCCGCGCACCTGCATCGGCGATCCCGCTGGCCACGCCGCGCCCCCGCACGCCGCCGCTCGCGCCCGAGGCGACGCCCGAGCCCGCACCCGACCTCACGGCAGCGCGCGACGAGAAGCGCCGCGTGACGCACGACCGGTTCGTGCGCGCCGCCGCTGCGGCCGAGGACCCCGCGGGCGAGGCCGAGCGCCGCCGCCTGCACGACCAGATCGTGCTCGACCACCTCGAGCTCGCCGACCAGCTCGCCCGCCAGCACTCGGGCCGCGCCCACGACTGGAGCGACCTCCGCCAGGTCGGCTACCTCGGGCTCGTGAAGGCCGCGCGCCGCTACGACCCCGGCTTCGGCGCGCCGTTCGTGTCGTTCGCGATCCCCACCATCTCCGGCGAGATCAAGCGCCACCTGCGCGACAACGGGTGGATGGTGCGTCCGCCCCGCCAGATCCAGGAGCTGCGGCACGCGCTGCTCGCGGTCGTGCCCGCGCTCACCCAGCGGCTCGGCCGCACGCCCACCGACGCCGAGCTCGCCGCGCACACCGGGCATCCCCGCGAGGAGGTCATGGAGGCGCTCGCCGCGCACTCCAGCCTGCGGCCCGCGTCCCTCGACCACACGGTGCACGAGCACGAGGGCATCTCGCTCGCGGACACCCTCGGCGCCGACGACCCCGGCTATGCACGCGCCGAGCGCACGGTGCTGTTGGACGCCGCGCGCGGGGTGCTCAGCGAACGCGACCGGCGGATCCTGCACCTGCGCTTCGTCGACGAGTGCAGCCAGAGCGAGATCGCGGCCGAGCTCGGCGTGACGCAGATGCAGGTCTCGCGGCTGCTCGCGCGGATCCTCGGGGCGTTGCGCGCCGAGCTGACCCGCGGCGAGGCCGAGGCCCTGCCCGAGGTGGCGCCCCTGGCCGCCGTGTCGCCGATCCGGCCGAGCGGGGTCGACCGCCGGACGGCCTGA